One genomic region from Limisphaerales bacterium encodes:
- a CDS encoding cytochrome c biogenesis protein ResB, which yields MAMIMNALKANPVYQFFTSLRLTVTLLLISLVIIFFGTLAQEPMGLNIAVERYFKSFFIDAHAAEAGWFMLLKLFQVEGTPLTPEQIINPGWPVFPGGYLIGTLLLINLGVAYYDRFEWSAKKAGIYLTHIGIVTLLIGQVATDLLQEESFVHMERGDRRNYTVSFDDNELALMLPVGDSNRVVSIPEQMLNDKLNIQHPELAGLTIETKEYWRNARPMTVSQLIDLDRDEQQSHRQAKVDEVFAVIQLRITALEEHLQKSPHPKNRKALTTLKGRVYQQRAETVELRSLASLLGLVGEMEMEILGLGESDKQLIFNQKNLRDMLVAARTFDDQRTVGDLFKGAVKGNLPNGTLEEFNVQADDFVPTLRNYRGGEMEKMIQAAEQFIVRIKQRALKYHTGTTKGRLGDYFRFVQPLATAFDDDRNQPVAVLKISHKGEELGTWLASCTSEFQQSISVGDQKWKLILRPKRHYLGFHLTLVNLKWEKYRGTEIPKNFQSRVIVERSSESRPVDISMNEPLREGGLTFYQYQMNQDQLGATVQTVLQVVKNPNWRTAYIGCLIVALGLIYQFLFHLIGFARKRKKANG from the coding sequence ATGGCGATGATCATGAATGCGTTGAAAGCCAATCCCGTTTATCAATTTTTTACGTCGCTGCGCCTCACCGTGACGTTGTTGTTGATTTCGTTGGTCATCATTTTCTTTGGCACGCTGGCGCAGGAACCGATGGGGCTGAACATTGCGGTTGAGCGTTATTTTAAAAGTTTCTTTATTGATGCACACGCCGCCGAGGCCGGTTGGTTTATGTTGCTCAAATTATTCCAAGTGGAGGGTACGCCGCTCACGCCGGAACAAATCATCAATCCCGGTTGGCCGGTTTTCCCCGGCGGCTACCTTATCGGCACGTTATTGCTCATCAATTTAGGAGTGGCGTATTATGACCGCTTCGAGTGGTCCGCTAAGAAGGCCGGCATTTATCTCACGCACATCGGCATTGTCACGTTGTTGATTGGTCAGGTGGCTACGGATTTACTGCAGGAAGAAAGTTTCGTTCATATGGAACGCGGCGACCGCCGGAATTATACGGTGTCTTTTGATGACAACGAACTGGCGTTGATGCTGCCCGTCGGCGATTCCAATCGGGTGGTCTCCATTCCGGAACAAATGTTGAATGACAAACTCAACATTCAGCATCCCGAATTGGCAGGACTAACCATCGAGACAAAAGAATACTGGCGTAATGCCCGGCCGATGACGGTGAGCCAGTTAATTGATCTTGATCGGGACGAACAACAGTCGCATCGGCAAGCGAAAGTGGATGAAGTGTTTGCCGTGATCCAATTGCGGATTACGGCATTGGAAGAGCACTTGCAGAAATCGCCGCACCCCAAAAATCGCAAGGCGCTTACCACACTGAAAGGGCGTGTGTATCAGCAACGCGCCGAGACGGTTGAGTTGCGCTCGCTGGCCAGTTTGTTGGGGCTGGTGGGTGAAATGGAAATGGAAATTCTCGGCCTGGGCGAATCCGACAAGCAACTCATTTTTAACCAAAAAAATCTGCGCGATATGCTTGTTGCGGCGCGTACGTTTGACGACCAACGCACCGTTGGTGACCTGTTCAAAGGCGCGGTGAAAGGGAACCTCCCCAACGGCACGCTGGAGGAATTCAACGTCCAAGCGGATGACTTTGTGCCAACCCTCAGGAATTATCGCGGCGGTGAGATGGAAAAAATGATTCAAGCCGCCGAACAATTTATCGTTCGCATCAAACAACGTGCCCTGAAATATCATACCGGCACGACTAAAGGTCGGCTCGGCGATTACTTTCGCTTCGTACAACCGCTCGCAACGGCTTTCGACGACGACCGCAATCAGCCGGTGGCCGTGCTGAAGATCAGTCACAAAGGCGAGGAGCTGGGCACCTGGCTGGCTTCGTGCACCAGCGAATTTCAGCAATCCATTTCCGTCGGCGATCAAAAATGGAAACTCATCCTCCGCCCCAAGCGGCATTATTTGGGTTTCCATCTCACGCTGGTGAATTTGAAATGGGAAAAATATCGCGGCACGGAAATCCCCAAGAATTTCCAAAGCCGTGTCATTGTCGAGCGATCCAGCGAATCGCGGCCAGTAGATATTTCAATGAACGAGCCATTGCGCGAAGGCGGCCTGACGTTTTATCAATATCAAATGAATCAAGACCAACTCGGGGCCACGGTGCAGACGGTTTTGCAGGTGGTGAAAAATCCCAACTGGCGCACCGCGTACATCGGCTGCCTCATCGTGGCGCTGGGATTGATTTACCAATTTTTATTTCACCTCATTGGATTTGCGCGTAAACGAAAGAAGGCCAACGGATGA
- the rho gene encoding transcription termination factor Rho, producing MKRGSRKRGGSNIPEGLPRDVEEYGEDLAALEDADGEEIRMGDLQQKDIAELNGMAKEMEVENFGTMRKHEVIFQILRKHAEDRGVLIAEGVLEILPEGFGFLRSPYYNYLPCPEDVYVSPSQIRRFDLQTGDQIQGRIRPPKEKEKFFALLKVDAVGDEDPEIAKDKTHFDNLTPLFPEERFLLETDPEELSTRVLDIVCPIGKGSRGIIVAPPRTGKTVLMQKLANAVLINNPEAFLIILLIDERPEEVTDMQRTCIGAEVISSTFDEPPERHVQVAEMVIEKARRMVEHKKDVIILLDSITRLARAYNTVQPHSGKILSGGVDANALHKPKRFFGAARNIEEGGSLTIMATALVDTGSRMDEVIFEEFKGTGNMEVHLDRSLVDRRIFPSINVAMSGTRKEELLYHPDEFSKVALLRRALTDVPAVEAMELLLSKLRNTPNNIAFLMTLDLK from the coding sequence ATGAAGCGCGGTTCCCGTAAGCGCGGCGGCAGTAATATTCCGGAAGGCTTGCCGCGCGACGTGGAGGAATATGGTGAAGATCTCGCCGCGTTGGAGGACGCCGATGGCGAAGAGATTCGCATGGGTGATCTTCAGCAAAAAGACATCGCCGAACTCAACGGGATGGCTAAGGAAATGGAGGTGGAAAACTTCGGCACCATGCGCAAGCACGAGGTCATTTTTCAAATCCTACGCAAACACGCCGAGGATCGTGGCGTGCTCATCGCCGAGGGTGTGCTGGAAATTTTGCCCGAGGGCTTTGGGTTTCTGCGCTCGCCGTACTACAATTATTTGCCGTGTCCCGAGGATGTGTATGTGTCGCCATCTCAGATTCGGCGTTTCGACCTGCAAACCGGCGACCAAATTCAGGGTCGCATCCGGCCGCCGAAAGAGAAGGAGAAATTTTTCGCGTTGCTCAAGGTCGATGCCGTGGGCGATGAGGATCCGGAAATCGCAAAAGACAAAACGCATTTCGATAACCTCACCCCGCTATTTCCCGAAGAGCGGTTTCTGCTCGAGACCGATCCGGAGGAACTTTCCACCCGCGTGTTGGACATCGTGTGCCCCATCGGCAAAGGCAGCCGCGGCATCATCGTCGCCCCGCCGCGCACGGGCAAAACCGTGCTCATGCAAAAGCTCGCTAACGCGGTGCTCATCAATAACCCCGAAGCGTTTCTCATTATCCTGCTCATCGATGAGCGGCCCGAGGAGGTCACCGATATGCAACGCACCTGTATCGGCGCGGAAGTCATCAGCTCCACATTTGACGAACCGCCCGAGCGCCACGTGCAGGTGGCCGAAATGGTGATTGAAAAAGCCCGCCGCATGGTGGAGCACAAAAAGGATGTGATCATTCTGCTCGATTCCATTACCCGCCTTGCCCGCGCCTACAACACGGTGCAGCCGCACAGTGGCAAAATTCTCTCCGGCGGTGTGGACGCCAACGCGCTGCATAAGCCCAAGCGATTTTTCGGCGCGGCGCGCAACATTGAGGAAGGCGGTTCACTGACAATTATGGCCACGGCGTTGGTGGACACCGGCAGCCGGATGGACGAAGTGATTTTTGAAGAATTCAAAGGCACCGGAAATATGGAAGTGCACCTCGATCGCTCGCTGGTGGATCGACGGATTTTCCCGTCCATCAATGTCGCTATGAGCGGCACGCGGAAGGAAGAGTTGCTGTATCATCCGGATGAATTTTCCAAAGTGGCCCTGCTGCGCCGCGCCCTCACCGACGTGCCTGCGGTGGAAGCCATGGAGCTGCTCCTCAGCAAACTGCGTAACACGCCCAACAATATTGCGTTTTTAATGACGCTCGACCTTAAGTAG
- the rpiB gene encoding ribose 5-phosphate isomerase B: MKKILFICTGNICRSPMAEGFFRELTKEQSGFEALSAGLGAIDGAAPSVHSVTAMQELGIDITDQRSAQITPEMVAESDYIFGLASGHVDNLIRFFPQARERIFLLREFVEVLPADRKDIADPIGGDLAIYTVCRNQIKEGIEALIPFVNQTSMTPASEKNTLALGADHGGFALKETLRAHLEAQGITVQDYGPASGESCDYPDFAQAVARSVASGQHARGVLICKSGVGMSMAANKVSGVRAALVDEPGTAVLARQHNDANVLCLSANKTGAEAAKDILGDFLGTDFEGGRHARRVEKLEPDHRVEVVDPDVDEVLRHEKQRQQENIELIASENFTSPAVMEAQGSTLTNKYAEGYPGKRWYGGCEHVDVVEELAIERAKKVFGADYVNVQPHSGSGANMGVYFAVLKPGDKLLTMDLSHGGHLTHGNAANFSGKFFEIVHYGVRKDDERIDYDQLAEMAMEHKPQMITVGASAYPRLIDFQRMGEIAKASGAMLLADIAHIAGLVAAGCHPSPVPHADFVTTTTHKTLRGPRGGLIMARGEYAKTLNSNVFPGIQGGPLMHVIAAKAVCLKEALAPEFKEYQQQIILNAKSLADGMERNGFRLVSGGTDNHLLLVDVQSKGLTGKECQEALDTAGITVNKNTIPFETLSPFKASGVRLGTPAMTTRGMREEEMAAIADMIAEVLADVKNVDAARKVRQRVRELTTRFPLPY; encoded by the coding sequence ATGAAAAAAATTCTCTTTATCTGCACGGGCAACATTTGTCGCAGCCCGATGGCCGAAGGCTTTTTCCGCGAACTCACCAAGGAGCAGAGCGGCTTTGAAGCACTGTCAGCCGGCTTGGGTGCTATTGATGGCGCGGCGCCCAGCGTGCACTCAGTCACCGCGATGCAGGAACTGGGCATCGACATCACCGACCAGCGCAGCGCGCAGATCACGCCGGAAATGGTCGCCGAATCGGATTATATTTTCGGCCTTGCCAGCGGGCACGTGGACAATCTCATCCGCTTTTTCCCGCAGGCCCGCGAGCGGATTTTTTTGCTGCGCGAGTTTGTGGAGGTGTTGCCGGCCGACCGTAAGGATATCGCCGATCCCATTGGCGGCGACCTCGCAATTTACACAGTCTGCCGTAATCAAATCAAAGAGGGCATCGAGGCGCTCATCCCTTTCGTGAATCAAACTTCAATGACACCAGCATCAGAAAAAAACACCCTCGCCCTGGGCGCGGATCACGGCGGCTTTGCCCTCAAAGAAACATTGCGCGCGCATCTCGAGGCGCAAGGCATTACCGTTCAGGATTACGGCCCCGCCAGCGGGGAGTCCTGCGATTATCCCGACTTCGCTCAGGCGGTGGCTCGCAGTGTGGCCAGTGGGCAACACGCGCGCGGCGTGCTCATTTGTAAATCCGGCGTGGGGATGAGTATGGCCGCTAATAAAGTATCCGGCGTGCGCGCCGCGCTCGTTGATGAGCCGGGCACGGCCGTGCTCGCGCGCCAGCATAACGACGCCAATGTGCTTTGCTTATCGGCAAACAAAACCGGAGCAGAAGCGGCCAAGGATATTTTGGGGGATTTTCTCGGGACAGATTTTGAGGGCGGCCGCCACGCGCGGCGCGTAGAAAAGTTGGAACCCGATCATCGCGTGGAAGTGGTGGATCCCGATGTGGACGAGGTGCTGCGGCACGAGAAACAGCGCCAGCAGGAAAACATTGAGCTGATCGCCAGTGAGAATTTCACCAGCCCCGCCGTGATGGAAGCACAAGGCTCCACGCTCACTAATAAATACGCCGAGGGTTATCCGGGCAAACGCTGGTACGGCGGCTGCGAACACGTGGACGTCGTGGAAGAACTGGCCATCGAGCGCGCCAAAAAAGTTTTCGGCGCGGATTACGTGAACGTCCAGCCGCATTCAGGCAGCGGCGCAAATATGGGCGTGTACTTCGCGGTGCTCAAGCCGGGCGATAAATTACTCACGATGGATCTCAGCCACGGCGGCCATCTTACGCACGGCAACGCGGCGAACTTCTCCGGCAAATTTTTCGAGATCGTCCATTACGGCGTGCGTAAGGACGACGAGCGGATTGATTACGATCAACTCGCCGAAATGGCGATGGAGCACAAACCGCAAATGATCACCGTGGGTGCGAGTGCCTATCCGCGGCTTATTGATTTCCAGCGGATGGGTGAGATTGCCAAGGCGAGCGGCGCGATGTTGCTGGCGGACATTGCGCACATCGCCGGGCTCGTGGCCGCCGGATGCCATCCCAGCCCCGTACCGCACGCGGATTTTGTCACCACCACCACGCACAAAACTTTGCGCGGCCCACGCGGCGGTCTCATTATGGCGCGCGGGGAATATGCCAAGACGCTCAACAGCAATGTGTTCCCGGGAATCCAAGGTGGGCCGCTGATGCACGTGATTGCCGCCAAGGCGGTGTGTTTGAAAGAAGCACTCGCGCCGGAGTTTAAGGAATACCAACAGCAAATAATTTTGAATGCCAAATCCTTGGCCGATGGTATGGAGCGCAACGGGTTCCGGTTGGTGAGTGGAGGCACGGATAATCATTTGCTGCTGGTGGATGTGCAAAGCAAGGGCCTCACTGGCAAGGAATGCCAGGAAGCGCTCGATACGGCTGGCATCACCGTGAATAAAAACACGATACCGTTTGAGACGCTCTCGCCGTTCAAGGCCAGTGGGGTACGGCTGGGCACGCCGGCGATGACCACGCGGGGGATGCGAGAGGAGGAAATGGCGGCGATTGCCGATATGATCGCCGAGGTTTTGGCTGATGTAAAAAATGTTGACGCCGCCCGCAAAGTCCGCCAGCGTGTCCGCGAACTGACCACGCGTTTCCCGCTTCCGTATTGA
- the purD gene encoding phosphoribosylamine--glycine ligase has protein sequence MNILLIGGGGREHALAWKLAQSERVKRLWVAPGNGGIAGEVTAGGEPVECVPVGAEDLEALLDFARAHQPDLTVVGPDNPLAGGIVDLFEENDLRIWGPNAEAAQFESSKVFAQDFMARHSIPTARAGTFNFPTAAKAFAGELNGRCVVKADGLALGKGVLICETLEEAEAAIDSVMVDQQFGEAGDEVVIQEFLEGTEISLHVMCDGRTTILFPTSQDHKRALDGDKGLNTGGMGTFSPAPFLSDKDLAQAAKAIIDPWLLGCQVEGIDFRGMLYPGLMLTADGPKVLEFNARWGDPETQVYLMRLETDLVDLFEASIDRRLAEMDVHWSNQAAVCVVMASGGYPESYAKGKSITGITDADGMEGVKVFHAGTKRDGETLVTSGGRVLGVTAVGDTLEAARDLAYAAVDKIKFEGAHVRGDIAAKALQD, from the coding sequence ATGAACATTCTCCTCATCGGCGGTGGCGGGCGGGAGCACGCATTGGCTTGGAAGTTGGCGCAGAGCGAACGGGTGAAGCGGCTTTGGGTGGCGCCGGGGAATGGCGGCATCGCAGGGGAGGTCACCGCGGGCGGGGAGCCGGTGGAGTGCGTGCCGGTGGGTGCGGAGGATTTGGAGGCGTTGCTGGATTTCGCGCGGGCGCATCAACCGGACCTCACCGTGGTGGGGCCGGATAATCCGCTGGCGGGGGGCATTGTGGATTTGTTCGAGGAAAATGATTTGCGCATTTGGGGGCCGAACGCGGAGGCGGCGCAGTTTGAATCGTCGAAGGTTTTCGCGCAGGATTTCATGGCGCGGCACAGCATCCCCACCGCCCGCGCGGGCACGTTTAATTTTCCAACAGCGGCCAAGGCGTTTGCGGGCGAGTTGAATGGGCGTTGCGTGGTGAAGGCGGATGGCCTCGCGCTGGGCAAAGGGGTTTTGATTTGCGAGACATTGGAGGAAGCGGAGGCGGCGATTGACTCGGTAATGGTCGATCAACAATTCGGCGAGGCGGGCGATGAAGTGGTGATTCAGGAATTTTTGGAGGGTACCGAAATTTCGTTGCACGTGATGTGCGACGGGCGCACCACCATTTTGTTTCCCACATCGCAAGATCACAAACGCGCGCTTGACGGCGATAAGGGCCTCAACACCGGCGGGATGGGTACCTTTTCGCCCGCGCCGTTTTTGAGCGATAAGGATTTGGCACAAGCCGCGAAGGCCATCATCGACCCGTGGCTGTTGGGGTGTCAGGTGGAGGGCATTGATTTTCGCGGGATGCTTTATCCCGGACTGATGCTCACCGCCGACGGCCCGAAAGTTTTGGAATTCAACGCGCGTTGGGGCGATCCGGAAACGCAGGTTTATCTGATGCGATTGGAAACCGATCTGGTGGATCTCTTCGAGGCGAGCATCGATCGGCGGCTCGCGGAGATGGACGTGCACTGGAGCAATCAAGCCGCCGTGTGCGTGGTGATGGCTTCGGGCGGTTATCCCGAAAGCTACGCCAAAGGCAAATCCATCACCGGCATCACCGATGCGGACGGAATGGAAGGCGTAAAAGTCTTCCATGCCGGAACCAAGCGCGACGGCGAAACCCTCGTCACCAGCGGCGGCCGCGTGCTGGGCGTCACGGCGGTGGGCGATACGTTAGAGGCCGCGCGCGATCTCGCTTACGCGGCGGTGGATAAAATAAAGTTTGAAGGCGCGCATGTTCGCGGGGATATTGCCGCCAAGGCGTTGCAGGATTAA
- a CDS encoding phosphoribosylformylglycinamidine cyclo-ligase: MGKTAYAQAGVDLALGNQVKAGLSRLLKSASRPEVLGKVGGFGGLFALKPGKYKNPVLVSSVDGVGTKLKVAFAMKRHHTIGQDLVNHCVDDIAVLGAEPLFFLDYLGTGVLEPNVFEQIIAGFALGCAENNCALIGGETAQMSTFYKKGEYDVSGTIVGVVEKSAMLDGRGIKPGDAVIGIASSGLHTNGYSLARKVFFETMKLKPRTRVPELGCSAGDELLKIHVSYGPLVQALLKSFNKPRRARAIKGLAHITGGGFIDNIPRVLPKRCGVTIRQGTWPVLPVFELIQKHGKVSTAEMHQVFNMGIGMTAIVSGPKADGILRSIRRRGHNAWIIGDVTKGRGKVKLAQ, encoded by the coding sequence ATGGGTAAAACCGCATACGCACAAGCCGGCGTGGACCTCGCGCTGGGCAATCAAGTGAAAGCCGGCCTCTCGCGCCTGCTTAAATCCGCATCGCGCCCTGAAGTGCTCGGCAAAGTCGGCGGTTTCGGCGGTCTCTTCGCGCTTAAGCCGGGCAAATACAAAAACCCCGTGCTCGTCTCCAGCGTCGATGGCGTGGGCACCAAGCTCAAGGTCGCCTTTGCGATGAAGCGCCATCACACCATTGGGCAGGATCTCGTGAACCACTGCGTGGATGACATCGCGGTGCTTGGCGCGGAGCCATTATTTTTTCTGGATTACCTCGGCACCGGCGTGTTGGAGCCGAATGTGTTTGAGCAAATCATCGCCGGATTCGCCCTCGGTTGCGCGGAAAACAACTGCGCCCTCATCGGCGGCGAGACGGCGCAGATGTCCACCTTTTATAAAAAAGGCGAGTACGACGTCAGCGGCACCATCGTCGGCGTGGTCGAAAAAAGTGCGATGCTTGACGGACGCGGCATCAAGCCCGGAGATGCGGTCATCGGTATCGCCAGCAGCGGACTGCACACCAACGGCTATTCGCTCGCGCGCAAAGTATTTTTTGAAACGATGAAACTCAAGCCCCGTACCCGCGTGCCCGAGCTGGGCTGCAGCGCGGGCGATGAGCTGCTGAAAATCCACGTCAGCTACGGCCCGCTCGTGCAGGCGTTGCTGAAGAGTTTCAATAAACCCCGCCGCGCCCGCGCCATTAAGGGCCTCGCGCACATCACCGGCGGCGGCTTCATCGACAACATCCCGCGCGTGCTGCCAAAGCGTTGCGGTGTCACGATTCGCCAAGGTACGTGGCCCGTGCTGCCGGTGTTCGAGCTCATCCAAAAACACGGCAAGGTGTCCACCGCCGAGATGCATCAAGTTTTCAATATGGGCATCGGCATGACCGCCATCGTCAGCGGCCCCAAAGCCGACGGCATTCTCCGAAGCATCCGCCGCCGAGGCCACAACGCGTGGATCATCGGCGACGTGACAAAAGGGCGGGGCAAAGTTAAGTTGGCGCAATGA
- a CDS encoding amidophosphoribosyltransferase, whose product MNDEQDYPKHYCGVFGVHGHPNAAELTYYGLYALQHRGQESAGIVANDGTQFREHKGMGLVPQVFKGKVLHELVGHTAIGHARYSTTGSSNIGNAQPLTVDCSRGQISIAHNGNLTNAAALREELEERGSIFQTTVDSEIVLHWLAQPTSNGENTLVNTIRKLEGAFSLIIMTENELIGVRDPHGFRPLCIGQLASGAYVLSSETCALDLIEAKFVRDVAPGEIVIINDDGLRSIEAFPEQEKRSFCIFEYVYFSRPDSNLDGRNVHTVRVEMGRELARENPIDADIVVPIPDSGNCAALGYAHESGIPFEMAFVRNHYVGRSFLQPSQLIRDFNVRVKLNLITELVKDKRVIIVDDSIVRGTTCKKRVNSLKEAGAKEVHVLVSCPPHKNPCVYGIDFPDRSKLMAANNTIEEICTYLNADSLNYLSQEGMVRATGHPKESFCMACYDGNYPVEYDPAVDKHIMERQRDRAKSLVAEDTQPRLL is encoded by the coding sequence ATGAACGACGAACAGGATTACCCTAAACACTACTGCGGCGTGTTCGGCGTGCACGGCCATCCCAATGCCGCTGAGCTGACGTACTACGGCTTGTACGCACTGCAGCATCGCGGACAGGAAAGCGCCGGCATTGTCGCCAACGACGGCACGCAGTTTCGCGAGCACAAAGGGATGGGCCTCGTGCCGCAGGTGTTCAAAGGCAAAGTGCTGCACGAATTGGTTGGCCACACCGCCATCGGCCACGCGCGTTATTCCACCACCGGCAGTTCCAACATCGGCAATGCACAGCCGCTTACAGTGGATTGTTCGCGCGGTCAAATTTCCATCGCCCACAACGGCAACCTCACCAACGCCGCCGCGCTGCGCGAGGAACTCGAAGAACGCGGCTCTATTTTTCAAACCACCGTTGATAGCGAAATCGTGTTGCACTGGCTCGCGCAGCCGACGAGCAATGGCGAGAACACGCTCGTCAACACCATCCGCAAACTCGAAGGCGCGTTCTCTCTCATCATTATGACCGAGAACGAATTGATCGGCGTGCGCGATCCGCACGGCTTCCGCCCGCTGTGCATCGGCCAGCTCGCCAGCGGCGCGTACGTGCTCAGCAGCGAAACGTGCGCGTTGGATTTGATTGAGGCGAAGTTTGTGCGCGATGTGGCGCCGGGCGAAATTGTCATCATCAATGATGACGGATTGCGTAGCATCGAGGCTTTTCCCGAACAGGAGAAGCGGTCGTTTTGTATATTCGAGTACGTCTACTTTTCACGGCCCGATAGCAATCTTGACGGTCGCAACGTCCACACGGTGCGCGTGGAAATGGGCCGCGAACTGGCGCGCGAAAACCCCATCGACGCGGACATTGTGGTGCCCATTCCCGATAGCGGGAATTGCGCCGCGCTGGGTTATGCGCACGAGAGTGGCATCCCTTTCGAGATGGCGTTCGTCCGCAACCACTACGTGGGCCGCAGTTTTTTACAACCGAGCCAGCTCATCCGCGATTTCAATGTGCGCGTGAAGCTCAATCTCATCACGGAATTGGTGAAGGACAAGCGCGTGATCATCGTGGATGATTCGATCGTGCGCGGCACCACCTGTAAAAAGCGCGTCAACAGCCTCAAAGAAGCCGGCGCGAAAGAAGTGCACGTTTTGGTGAGCTGCCCGCCGCACAAAAATCCGTGCGTGTACGGGATTGATTTTCCTGATCGCAGTAAGTTGATGGCCGCCAATAATACGATTGAAGAAATTTGCACTTATCTCAATGCCGACTCGCTGAATTATCTTTCACAGGAGGGAATGGTGCGCGCCACCGGTCATCCGAAGGAATCATTTTGCATGGCGTGTTACGATGGAAATTATCCAGTGGAATACGATCCCGCCGTGGACAAGCACATTATGGAACGCCAACGCGACCGCGCCAAGAGTCTCGTGGCGGAAGACACGCAGCCTAGACTGTTATGA